The following proteins come from a genomic window of Falco peregrinus isolate bFalPer1 chromosome 16, bFalPer1.pri, whole genome shotgun sequence:
- the LOC101915456 gene encoding tubulin alpha-8 chain isoform X1: MRECISVHVGQAGVQIGNACWELYCLEHGIQPNGTMPSDKTIGGGDDSFNTFFSETSAGKHVPRAVFVDLEPAVIDEVRNGTYKQLFHPEQLISGKEDAANNYARGHYTVGKEIIDLVLERIRKLSDQCTGLQGFLIFHSFGGGTGSGFTSLLMERLSVDYGKKSKLEFAIYPAPQVSTAVVEPYNSILTTHTTLEHSDCAFMVDNEAIYDICRRNLDIERPTYTNLNRLIGQIVSSITASLRFDGALNVDLTEFQTNLVPYPRIHFPLVTYSPIISAEKAYHEQLSVSEITNACFEPSNQMVKCDPRHGKYMACCMLYRGDVVPKDVNAAIAAIKTKRTIQFVDWCPTGFKVGINYQPPTVVPGGDLAKVQRAVCMLSNTTAIAEAWARLDHKFDLMYAKRAFVHWYVGEGMEEGEFSEAREDLAALEKDYEEVGTDSMDGEDEGEEY, from the exons CGTGAGTGCATCTCAGTCCATGTTGGTCAAGCTGGTGTGCAGATCGGCAATGCGTGCTGGGAGCTCTACTGCCTGGAGCATGGCATCCAGCCCAATGGTACCATGCCAAGCGACAAAACCATTGGTGGAGGTGATGATTCCTTTAACACATTCTTCAGTGAGACCAGTGCAGGAAAACATGTCCCTCGTGCTGTGTTTGTGGACCTTGAACCAGCAGTAATAG ATGAAGTTAGGAATGGGACATACAAGCAACTCTTTCATCCTGAACAACTGATATCTGGTAAAGAAGATGCAGCAAATAACTATGCTCGAGGTCATTACACAGTGGGGAAAGAGATAATTGATCTAGTTCTAGAGCGTATCAGGAAGCTG tctgATCAGTGCACTGGCTTGCAGGGTTTCCTGATTTTCCACAGCTTTGGGGGAGGCACTGGGTCAGGTTTTACTTCTCTGCTGATGGAGCGCCTGTCAGTTGACTAtgggaaaaaatcaaaattggAATTTGCAATCTACCCTGCACCTCAGGTCTCAACAGCTGTTGTTGAGCCATACAACTCCATCCTGACTACCCACACCACTCTGGAGCATTCAGACTGTGCCTTTATGGTTGACAATGAGGCAATCTATGACATTTGCCGTAGGAATCTGGACATTGAACGCCCAACCTACACCAATCTCAATCGCCTCATTGGTCAGATAGTCTCTTCCATTACTGCTTCCCTCAGATTCGATGGTGCCTTAAATGTGGATCTTACTGAATTTCAAACTAACTTGGTGCCTTACCCTCGTATCCACTTCCCACTGGTAACATACTCTCCAATTATTTCGGCAGAGAAGGCCTATCATGAGCAGCTCTCTGTGTCAGAGATAACCAATGCTTGCTTTGAGCCCTCCAATCAGATGGTGAAGTGTGACCCTCGCCATGGCAAGTACATGGCCTGTTGTATGCTGTATCGTGGGGATGTTGTCCCCAAGGATGTCAACGCTGCTATTGCTGCTATCAAAACCAAGCGCACAATCCAGTTTGTGGACTGGTGCCCTACTGGTTTTAAG GTTGGCATCAATTACCAGCCACCAACAGTGGTTCCTGGGGGGGACCTAGCCAAGGTGCAGCGCGCAGTGTGCATGCTGAGCAACACTACAGCCATTGCGGAGGCGTGGGCTCGTCTAGACCACAAGTTTGATCTGATGTATGCCAAACGTGCCTTTGTTCACTGGTATGTTGGAGAAGGGATGGAGGAGGGGGAGTTCTCAGAGGCTCGGGAAGACTTGGCTGCACTTGAGAAAGATTATGAAGAAGTGGGCACAGACTCGATGGATGGAGAAGATGAAGGTGAAGAATATTAA
- the LOC101915456 gene encoding tubulin alpha-8 chain isoform X2: MPSDKTIGGGDDSFNTFFSETSAGKHVPRAVFVDLEPAVIDEVRNGTYKQLFHPEQLISGKEDAANNYARGHYTVGKEIIDLVLERIRKLSDQCTGLQGFLIFHSFGGGTGSGFTSLLMERLSVDYGKKSKLEFAIYPAPQVSTAVVEPYNSILTTHTTLEHSDCAFMVDNEAIYDICRRNLDIERPTYTNLNRLIGQIVSSITASLRFDGALNVDLTEFQTNLVPYPRIHFPLVTYSPIISAEKAYHEQLSVSEITNACFEPSNQMVKCDPRHGKYMACCMLYRGDVVPKDVNAAIAAIKTKRTIQFVDWCPTGFKVGINYQPPTVVPGGDLAKVQRAVCMLSNTTAIAEAWARLDHKFDLMYAKRAFVHWYVGEGMEEGEFSEAREDLAALEKDYEEVGTDSMDGEDEGEEY; this comes from the exons ATGCCAAGCGACAAAACCATTGGTGGAGGTGATGATTCCTTTAACACATTCTTCAGTGAGACCAGTGCAGGAAAACATGTCCCTCGTGCTGTGTTTGTGGACCTTGAACCAGCAGTAATAG ATGAAGTTAGGAATGGGACATACAAGCAACTCTTTCATCCTGAACAACTGATATCTGGTAAAGAAGATGCAGCAAATAACTATGCTCGAGGTCATTACACAGTGGGGAAAGAGATAATTGATCTAGTTCTAGAGCGTATCAGGAAGCTG tctgATCAGTGCACTGGCTTGCAGGGTTTCCTGATTTTCCACAGCTTTGGGGGAGGCACTGGGTCAGGTTTTACTTCTCTGCTGATGGAGCGCCTGTCAGTTGACTAtgggaaaaaatcaaaattggAATTTGCAATCTACCCTGCACCTCAGGTCTCAACAGCTGTTGTTGAGCCATACAACTCCATCCTGACTACCCACACCACTCTGGAGCATTCAGACTGTGCCTTTATGGTTGACAATGAGGCAATCTATGACATTTGCCGTAGGAATCTGGACATTGAACGCCCAACCTACACCAATCTCAATCGCCTCATTGGTCAGATAGTCTCTTCCATTACTGCTTCCCTCAGATTCGATGGTGCCTTAAATGTGGATCTTACTGAATTTCAAACTAACTTGGTGCCTTACCCTCGTATCCACTTCCCACTGGTAACATACTCTCCAATTATTTCGGCAGAGAAGGCCTATCATGAGCAGCTCTCTGTGTCAGAGATAACCAATGCTTGCTTTGAGCCCTCCAATCAGATGGTGAAGTGTGACCCTCGCCATGGCAAGTACATGGCCTGTTGTATGCTGTATCGTGGGGATGTTGTCCCCAAGGATGTCAACGCTGCTATTGCTGCTATCAAAACCAAGCGCACAATCCAGTTTGTGGACTGGTGCCCTACTGGTTTTAAG GTTGGCATCAATTACCAGCCACCAACAGTGGTTCCTGGGGGGGACCTAGCCAAGGTGCAGCGCGCAGTGTGCATGCTGAGCAACACTACAGCCATTGCGGAGGCGTGGGCTCGTCTAGACCACAAGTTTGATCTGATGTATGCCAAACGTGCCTTTGTTCACTGGTATGTTGGAGAAGGGATGGAGGAGGGGGAGTTCTCAGAGGCTCGGGAAGACTTGGCTGCACTTGAGAAAGATTATGAAGAAGTGGGCACAGACTCGATGGATGGAGAAGATGAAGGTGAAGAATATTAA